One stretch of Rosistilla oblonga DNA includes these proteins:
- a CDS encoding serine/threonine protein kinase: MIKSRQKLGKYQIEKKLGEGGFAGVYRALDTIEGVRVALKIPYSQSLSSDTLEECLKEVRMMASLDHPHILSLKNAEFIEGHFVLAFPLAEQTLGDRITKRMSMAQGISYTEQMLEAVSYAHQRRIIHCDLKPENMVLFANGDLRLTDFGIAKIAMRTLRASGSGTVGYIAPEQAMGRPSFRSDVFSLGLVLYRVFSGKLPEWPFAWPPPNYRALCDRVSPEFVEMLRRSLQMEPQRRYRNATQMLSAFRRLKARAILNNEATANAGKKKKTGRDWRTLRYQQFLRNYGKVIDVNGSCKKCKGPVAESMIACPWCSSDRQMHVRETRFPQVCPRCEGGMKLDWSFCPWCEGPEFELGSTRSFTDKRYTTSCDNEECGGRLMPFMRFCPWCDTRVQRTWNLTGSKDKCRSCGWGVSREFWSCCPWCATDI; the protein is encoded by the coding sequence ATGATCAAGTCACGACAGAAGCTCGGAAAATACCAGATCGAAAAGAAGCTCGGCGAAGGCGGCTTCGCTGGTGTTTACCGTGCGCTCGACACGATCGAAGGAGTCCGCGTTGCGCTGAAGATCCCGTATTCCCAATCGCTCAGCTCCGATACGTTGGAGGAATGCCTGAAAGAGGTGCGGATGATGGCCTCCTTGGACCATCCGCACATCCTTTCGCTGAAAAATGCTGAATTCATCGAGGGGCATTTTGTGCTAGCGTTCCCTCTGGCCGAACAGACGCTGGGCGATCGGATCACCAAGCGGATGTCGATGGCCCAGGGGATCAGCTACACCGAACAGATGCTCGAAGCGGTTTCATACGCTCACCAGCGGCGGATCATCCACTGCGATCTGAAGCCTGAAAACATGGTCCTGTTTGCCAACGGCGACCTGCGGCTGACCGACTTTGGGATCGCAAAGATCGCGATGCGAACGCTTCGCGCCTCCGGCTCCGGCACCGTCGGCTACATCGCCCCCGAACAAGCGATGGGGCGACCGTCGTTTCGCAGCGACGTCTTCTCCTTGGGTTTGGTGCTCTACCGGGTCTTCAGCGGCAAGTTGCCCGAATGGCCTTTCGCCTGGCCACCGCCCAATTATCGAGCCCTCTGCGATCGGGTGAGTCCCGAGTTTGTCGAGATGCTGCGGCGGTCGCTGCAGATGGAACCACAGCGCCGCTATCGCAACGCGACGCAGATGCTGTCGGCCTTTCGCCGACTGAAAGCTCGCGCGATCCTGAACAACGAAGCGACGGCTAACGCCGGAAAAAAGAAGAAGACCGGCCGCGATTGGCGGACGCTGCGGTACCAACAATTCCTCCGCAATTACGGCAAGGTGATCGACGTCAACGGATCGTGCAAGAAGTGCAAAGGGCCGGTCGCCGAATCGATGATCGCCTGCCCGTGGTGCAGTTCCGACCGACAGATGCATGTCCGCGAAACGCGGTTCCCGCAAGTCTGCCCGCGATGCGAAGGGGGCATGAAACTCGATTGGTCCTTCTGCCCGTGGTGCGAGGGGCCCGAGTTCGAACTCGGATCGACCCGCTCGTTCACCGACAAACGATATACGACCTCGTGCGACAACGAGGAGTGTGGCGGCCGCTTGATGCCCTTCATGCGATTTTGCCCCTGGTGC
- a CDS encoding GIY-YIG nuclease family protein, with protein MDLHQPTGLFEGFGPNPLDPLGPRTTHRVAATSTAELRTLVRQQCPKSPGIYGMLDRSGQLIYVGKSKRLRIRLLSYFSPRNAEEKAGRIIQAAQTVLWETQPSEFAALLREQQLIRRWTPRWNVQEIPKRQRPVYLCLGGAPAPYFFLDAMPPADVVASEGPFRGAGKMQRAVDALNNFYRLRDCSSKQELYFADQLQLFELEQRPGCLRYEIGRCSGPCVGQCTRRQYYQQVAEAESFLDGFHAAPLETIRETIHRAAEMRQYELAGRMSRDLVSLEYLHRKLMFLAAARRKYTFVYSVPGHESEPDAQQNHRGVWYLIRRGEVCESIVAPRCPEEFQRARRRVTHWKRVLADPENHRAASPFPFTLSLVAQWLRKQPQELERTFHPSEAGRRYRALARS; from the coding sequence ATGGATTTGCATCAACCCACCGGACTATTTGAAGGCTTTGGCCCCAACCCGTTGGACCCGCTCGGGCCGCGGACGACACATCGCGTCGCGGCGACGTCGACTGCCGAATTGCGGACGCTGGTCCGTCAGCAATGTCCTAAGTCTCCGGGCATCTACGGGATGTTGGATCGCAGCGGGCAATTGATCTACGTCGGTAAATCGAAGCGGTTGCGGATCCGTTTGCTGTCGTATTTCAGTCCACGCAATGCGGAGGAGAAAGCTGGCCGGATCATCCAAGCGGCGCAGACCGTCCTCTGGGAAACGCAGCCCAGCGAATTTGCGGCGCTTTTGCGCGAACAGCAATTGATTCGCCGCTGGACGCCGCGTTGGAACGTTCAAGAGATCCCCAAACGCCAGCGGCCAGTCTATCTGTGTCTTGGCGGCGCGCCAGCTCCGTACTTCTTTTTAGACGCGATGCCGCCAGCGGATGTGGTCGCCAGCGAGGGACCGTTTCGGGGTGCAGGCAAGATGCAGCGAGCTGTCGATGCGCTTAACAACTTCTATCGGCTGCGCGATTGCAGCAGCAAACAGGAACTCTATTTCGCCGATCAATTGCAGTTGTTTGAGCTTGAGCAGCGGCCGGGATGCTTGCGATATGAGATCGGTCGCTGCAGCGGTCCCTGCGTCGGGCAGTGCACGCGTCGACAATACTATCAACAGGTGGCGGAGGCGGAGAGTTTTCTCGACGGCTTCCATGCGGCGCCGCTCGAAACCATTCGCGAAACGATCCACCGCGCCGCCGAGATGCGACAGTACGAGTTGGCGGGGCGGATGAGTCGCGATCTGGTTTCGTTGGAATACCTGCATCGCAAACTGATGTTCCTGGCCGCGGCGCGTCGCAAGTACACGTTTGTCTATTCGGTCCCCGGGCACGAAAGCGAACCCGATGCCCAGCAGAACCATCGTGGTGTCTGGTATCTGATCCGTCGCGGGGAGGTTTGTGAATCGATCGTTGCCCCGCGGTGTCCCGAAGAGTTTCAGCGGGCCCGACGCCGGGTGACGCATTGGAAACGGGTGCTCGCCGATCCAGAGAACCATCGCGCGGCCAGCCCGTTTCCATTTACGCTCTCGTTGGTCGCTCAATGGTTGCGCAAACAACCACAGGAACTCGAGCGGACCTTCCATCCCTCGGAGGCCGGTCGGCGGTATCGCGCCCTGGCGCGATCGTAA
- the cutA gene encoding divalent-cation tolerance protein CutA, protein MDGFLLITTTTPTEDEARRIASRLIELRYAACVQVEGPISSHYRWEGSVHCDPEFRLSIKTVGSRYDVVERLIAEMHSYQQPQIIATPIVAGAEGYLNWLTEQTQTEC, encoded by the coding sequence TTGGACGGATTCCTGCTAATTACAACTACCACGCCGACGGAGGACGAGGCGCGGCGGATCGCTTCGCGGCTGATCGAGCTGCGTTATGCCGCGTGCGTCCAGGTCGAGGGACCGATCTCGAGCCATTATCGCTGGGAGGGGAGCGTTCACTGCGATCCCGAGTTTCGCTTGAGCATCAAAACCGTCGGCTCGCGGTACGACGTGGTCGAGCGGCTGATCGCGGAGATGCACTCGTATCAACAGCCGCAGATCATCGCGACGCCGATCGTCGCCGGAGCGGAAGGCTATCTGAACTGGTTGACCGAACAGACCCAAACCGAATGCTAG